A section of the Paenibacillus yonginensis genome encodes:
- a CDS encoding AAA family ATPase produces the protein MIKGLEVRGLNQRENYKLQFNEDINIFTGKNGTGKTTVLKLIWYLISGNIEKVFEEIDFKYVKLEGDKYSLEIINQVDVTENSTTSNIEDRNTKIIFVQNDTEQKYEIPTLLLNRITRIPSKRNSIDFINELNHEISEVSGGSIFFPTFRRIEGGFSMGNNNGYMRAERFQDAISSISDSLSTSNHTFITSVSTRDIVELLTRHYANISEQTNKLHIELSTYIESKIKTYSEFSRDASYIPVQTDKGLLDNANQILHEIQDELVQISTKRESFLRPFTVLSDLINQIFQHKGIKVTDKITLGETKEAMFSDKLSAGEKQMLSFLCYNAFSQNSSIFIDEPEISLHVDWQRTLFPTLMSQSSNNQFFVATHSPFIYSKYEDKEILLSEDRGGY, from the coding sequence AGGTACGTGGACTCAATCAGCGAGAGAATTATAAGCTTCAATTTAATGAAGATATTAACATTTTCACGGGTAAAAATGGTACAGGTAAAACAACAGTTCTTAAGCTAATATGGTATCTAATTAGTGGAAATATTGAGAAAGTATTCGAAGAAATTGATTTTAAATATGTTAAGCTTGAAGGTGACAAATACTCACTTGAAATTATCAATCAAGTTGATGTAACGGAGAATAGTACAACGAGTAATATCGAAGATAGAAATACTAAAATAATTTTTGTTCAAAATGATACTGAACAAAAATATGAAATCCCAACATTATTATTAAACCGAATTACACGTATACCTTCAAAGAGAAATAGTATTGATTTCATTAATGAATTGAATCATGAGATTTCTGAAGTATCTGGAGGATCTATTTTTTTTCCTACTTTTCGTAGAATAGAAGGCGGTTTCTCTATGGGGAATAACAATGGATATATGAGGGCAGAACGGTTCCAAGATGCAATTAGTTCTATATCTGATTCTCTGTCCACAAGTAACCATACCTTTATTACGTCCGTTTCGACAAGGGATATAGTTGAACTATTAACAAGACATTATGCAAATATATCAGAACAGACCAATAAATTACATATCGAGTTATCTACATACATTGAATCAAAAATTAAAACCTATTCGGAATTTTCTAGGGATGCTTCATATATACCTGTTCAAACTGATAAAGGACTATTGGATAATGCAAATCAGATCCTACATGAAATTCAAGACGAATTAGTACAAATATCTACAAAAAGAGAAAGTTTTTTGAGACCATTTACTGTGTTATCTGATTTAATTAATCAAATATTTCAACATAAAGGGATAAAGGTTACTGATAAAATAACATTAGGAGAAACTAAAGAAGCTATGTTTTCTGACAAGTTATCGGCTGGAGAGAAGCAAATGCTTAGCTTTCTTTGTTACAATGCTTTTTCTCAAAATTCGAGCATATTTATTGATGAACCTGAAATTAGTTTGCATGTCGACTGGCAGCGTACGTTGTTTCCAACACTAATGTCTCAATCATCGAATAATCAATTTTTCGTAGCAACACACTCACCCTTTATTTATTCAAAATACGAAGATAAAGAAATACTGTTATCTGAAGATAGAGGTGGATACTAA
- a CDS encoding DUF4435 domain-containing protein, which translates to MPLPRPTADEIVSLLKRSSLPSIIVEGDDDVLIYRYIEDKIGTFNASILPCGGRKALLNIFSRRAEFNNLKTVFLADQDMWLFTTIPQELSSIVWTTGYSIENDLYASSLVLFEQLLTKQEKEEMITIVNEISKWFAFEVELYRDQKEINIDCHINELLSQDKRSLSETFLKRRNFVEPSKETLAEVLENYDLKIRGKILFDLLLYFLNAPKRKSKYSRDNLIEICIKVGNGEPYINRLIENINDSIA; encoded by the coding sequence ATGCCACTTCCTAGGCCAACAGCAGATGAAATAGTTAGTTTATTAAAAAGATCATCATTACCATCAATCATTGTAGAAGGTGACGATGATGTATTAATTTATAGGTATATTGAAGATAAAATAGGTACCTTTAATGCAAGTATACTACCTTGTGGTGGGAGAAAAGCGTTGTTGAATATTTTTTCAAGAAGAGCAGAATTTAATAATTTAAAAACTGTCTTTCTTGCCGATCAAGACATGTGGCTGTTCACAACAATACCTCAAGAACTTTCATCAATTGTTTGGACTACAGGCTACAGCATTGAGAATGACTTATATGCAAGTTCATTAGTCTTATTTGAGCAACTTTTAACAAAGCAAGAAAAAGAGGAAATGATAACTATTGTTAATGAGATTTCAAAATGGTTTGCTTTTGAAGTGGAACTTTATAGGGATCAAAAAGAAATTAATATTGATTGCCACATTAACGAGTTGCTTTCTCAAGATAAAAGGTCACTTTCAGAAACCTTTTTAAAGAGAAGAAACTTCGTTGAACCTTCTAAAGAAACTTTAGCTGAAGTATTAGAAAATTATGATTTGAAAATTAGAGGAAAAATATTATTTGACCTATTGTTATATTTTTTGAATGCTCCAAAGAGAAAATCCAAGTATAGTCGAGATAATTTAATAGAGATATGTATAAAAGTCGGAAATGGTGAACCATATATAAATAGACTAATTGAGAATATTAATGATTCCATAGCATAG
- a CDS encoding GNAT family N-acetyltransferase: protein MHDRMIAIQNRTGNPEGIEVKRFGNALCLYSKTMPWGSFNTVKGITNTELEYLDSIIAFYRERERKIQFEIVPSFVDANLLKQLSDRGFYQSGFHTSTYIEPKLFNDQLPEHIRIQELNEDQFETYAMIHCRGTGLPDNGIAPVAANNKVLFNRAGWKFFIAYVNDEPAAAAVMYLKDDIASLTFAATLPAFRGLGLHQLLLKRRIEEAKQNNCRLVVGQCNFLSQSHRNMERIGMKIGYIRTKWTER from the coding sequence ATGCACGATCGAATGATTGCAATACAGAATAGGACAGGCAATCCTGAAGGAATAGAAGTTAAACGCTTTGGAAATGCGCTTTGTTTATATAGTAAGACAATGCCTTGGGGATCATTCAATACTGTCAAAGGCATTACAAATACAGAGTTAGAATACTTGGATTCGATAATTGCTTTCTATCGGGAAAGAGAACGAAAGATACAATTTGAAATTGTCCCCTCGTTTGTAGATGCTAACTTGCTCAAACAACTATCAGATCGGGGCTTTTATCAGTCTGGATTTCATACCTCAACTTATATAGAACCGAAACTTTTTAATGATCAACTTCCAGAACATATTCGTATTCAGGAACTGAATGAAGATCAATTTGAAACCTATGCCATGATTCATTGTAGAGGTACTGGATTACCTGACAATGGTATCGCACCGGTAGCTGCAAACAACAAGGTATTATTTAACCGAGCAGGCTGGAAGTTCTTTATTGCATATGTGAATGATGAGCCAGCTGCAGCAGCTGTAATGTATTTAAAGGATGATATAGCGTCGCTGACTTTTGCAGCGACATTACCGGCTTTTAGAGGGCTTGGCTTACATCAATTACTATTGAAGAGAAGAATTGAAGAAGCGAAACAAAACAACTGTAGACTTGTTGTAGGGCAATGTAATTTCTTATCTCAAAGCCATAGAAATATGGAACGGATTGGAATGAAGATCGGTTATATTAGAACTAAATGGACTGAAAGATAA
- a CDS encoding GNAT family N-acetyltransferase has protein sequence MNPILIDFPNQFTTERLLIRAPLPGEGKVVYESILSSINELKEWFSLFAQNEHSEQSIEEILREEHVKFIKREYLRFLIFDKETEQFIGLSGLYKPDWEIRKFEIGYWIDTRMSGKGYMTEAVQGITNFAFTELKARRLEIRCDTLNYKSKAIPERLGFQLEGTLRCNDLSADKSQVRDTHIYALVK, from the coding sequence ATGAATCCAATACTAATTGATTTTCCAAACCAATTTACAACTGAAAGGTTATTGATTAGAGCACCTCTACCTGGTGAGGGAAAGGTAGTGTATGAGAGTATATTATCCTCGATCAATGAGCTCAAGGAGTGGTTTTCGCTTTTTGCACAGAACGAACATTCCGAACAGTCAATCGAAGAAATTCTACGAGAAGAACATGTAAAGTTTATTAAGAGAGAATATCTTAGATTTTTGATATTTGATAAAGAAACTGAACAATTCATTGGTTTATCTGGATTGTATAAGCCAGATTGGGAGATACGTAAATTTGAAATCGGATACTGGATTGATACACGTATGAGCGGAAAAGGGTATATGACTGAAGCAGTTCAAGGAATTACCAATTTTGCCTTTACAGAGTTGAAGGCTAGAAGACTAGAAATTCGTTGTGATACTTTAAATTATAAGAGTAAGGCGATTCCAGAACGATTAGGCTTTCAATTAGAAGGAACATTAAGATGTAATGATTTATCAGCAGATAAGAGTCAGGTAAGAGATACTCATATATACGCTCTAGTAAAATAA
- a CDS encoding putative holin-like toxin — translation MEVKDALSLMFMFGMFILALLTYMKKE, via the coding sequence ATGGAGGTCAAAGATGCACTTTCCTTAATGTTCATGTTCGGCATGTTCATTCTGGCATTGCTTACCTACATGAAAAAGGAATAG